The genomic window CAATGTAATCTGAAACAAACGGATTTAGGTGTCATAAAAACACAATTCTTTATTGTAATACTAATAGAATCCATTGCAGTCTCATCTTGACGGTCAATACACACCTGGGTCTGAGGAACGCAGGACAATGTCTTTCTTGTGGAGCAGCCAGGCAGGCAAACCCCCCTAAAGACCAGGTCATGAAATGGGCAAATTATCACACAGTCCGTCAAGAACTACACTGCGGATGTCAAAGTGCCGTTACTACATTGTGATTGATCGTCTTCCGAAAACAACATTATTACACATCATATCATCAACAGGTATATTTATCATAAAACAATTGTTTAGTCATTTCCTCACCATATCCCACTCTCCACAGATGTAGGGCCCAGGCCTCAGTACAACCAGCAGACCAATGTCTTGGGCCAACTGCAGGAAGTGTTCCAGATCCCTGTCCCCACTGAAGTTGTACCGATCCGGGGAGGGCTCGTGGAAATTCCAGGGGACGTACCTGGAATGTCAATTGGACAATGATGTACTATTTAAGTCCATACCACCGAATGGTAAATCATAGCTCTTTCTGAGGTTTAAGGCCCGACGAAGGAATTCTGTCGAGTTATCAACATTTGGAGGTTATGTGATTAAATGGCTCTTTGAATTACTTTGAGCAGCGTCAATCCTATGTACCAACGGGCCACTGAAATGACTACCTGAAAACTAGAAGGACCATTGAAGACACTCACCTAACTGTTTGGCATTCAGTTTATTTATGAAATAGTGGCCAGTCTACATTTGCCTGGATACCCAGACTAAACGCTACGAAGTTTCTTCTCCACAACGAGTCTGGATCTGAGCATCCCTCCCGACCCAGATTGGTTCAGAAAccaatgggttgggccagagcacACGTGGGTAAAGAGGCGGTTTGCAAAAtcgtcattggctttgatactctgattggcaTCAGCGATTGGATCGTCTCTAACCTTTGTTTTTTACAACAAGTCGTCAGGCTAAGTCTACATACGTCTGAATGGCGTTCAGTCCGGCCATATACATCTTGAGTAGCCTGTCTTTCCAGTAGGCCCTGGGGATCCTGTTGTAGTGGATGCTACCGGAGATGTAGCGGAACTCTTCCCCATCCCTACTGAAGCAGTCGTTCTTGTAGTCCACACTGAAGGTCTGCGGCACACCAAGCTGAAAGAGATTTCAACAGAGTAAGAGTCACATACCTTCATTTTAAATCTTGCGGAGCCATGCGGTCAGTGCGCTGTTTTTTTATGGCTACGGCAAACTGACTTTAGAGAGATAGTTGTCTGAGTGGCCGCATCTTGAGAGCAACTGATAGAATTTAATTGCAGTCATGCAACTGTTCTGTTACAGGTTCAGCTTTTTATGGTGAAGGGATGATTTATCAGGTGACGGCACAAGGTTGGCAACAACAACGTGACTGCCAATCGTTGCCCCCTAGTTAAGTGCCGTTGCTGGATGTATAAAATGAAAAGGCCTACATCTTGATGAAAATGAATACAGAGAGCAAAAAAAGAGGCCATTGTAACGCACATTCACGTTATTAATTTATATGGCTTGCAGTAGATCAACCACAGACAGAAGGGTTAACCCAGACACCTCACTGGGGCTATAAAGCTGAAGCATCCGTTTAGAACGTTCTCACCACCAAATATATGGTActgagaggaaggggggggggaaaCCGATATTCTGCTTTCTTTTCCTGTTGCCAAAACTACAATCTGTTACGATGTTTTATAGACTTGACGCTTTTCCAAAGTTGAAAAGCCCTACTTCTCGATTAAAATGAATACAGAGGACAAAAGAGGTCATTCTAATATTCATTTAAATTATTAATTTCTATGGTTTGCAGTAGATCAACTGTGATAGTTCATGTCAATTAAACAGAGTTTgaaatgttgctagctagctacttcgaAAGCAATCAACAAAGATACGATAAATCAGTACACTAGCGGGTAAATGGTTCAAGGAACCTGCGATTAGTTCCAAGTTATAGGCTAATCTAAACATCATTCAACCTTTAAGTGCATGCCAAAAGGAGGCTTGGATTCTGACTAGTTAGCTTGCTATCTGTGAGCTGTATGAAACAATATCACGTGTGTTCTCTTTTCCAGCCAATTCAGTCTGAGCTACTACAAAATTAACCATGTAAGAGTACTTACTGTACTTGCAAAGAGGGAACACAGTAGCACAACTCCAATCCTTGAGCAAGCCATGTCGTGAtgcactgactgattgactgaacTTCAACAGATGAGATGCGGAAGTCGGATATTGTCATGTGACGATGGCTGTTATGACAGTACTAACGCCTTACCGGTAGGCGGCAGTCTCATAGAATGCTCAAGGCACAAACTAAACTGTATGCTCGTACTTCCTGAAATCGCTTACACACGTGGGCTTCCGAACTCTGCTCACGTTGTCGCTTCTTACGGTCTGTAAATAACATATATTGATTATTTGTGGTCACATCGTCATATAATTTTGACAACATGTCGACAAGTGAGAAAATAACACCAAACGAAGGACTGAGCGCCGAAGAGGACGAGTTGCCTCCTCCGGTTGTGACTCGGACTCGTAGCGGGCGCAGAGTACGGACCCCAGCTGTGTATCTCAACTCCGAAGTACCGAAGACTCCAACACGCCGAACAAGGAAATCTGTCATTCAAGAGCTACCTAATGAGAACCAGACGGAACCCGAACCAGAGGTTGTAGTCGTGGAACCAGTTGCCGACAAGACTCGTGCGAAAAAACTTCCAAGCAGTGAGTCCAAATCAAATGCATTGGCAACAGCTGAGGCATGTCCAAAACTGGTCAAGTCAGACACACCTGTAGGGAAATCATTAGGTGCCGTTATTCCAGCTGTGTCACATCAGTGCAACGAGAAGGAAAACAAGGTTGGTCCCGTACCAATGGAGACTGTTCCGCACCGCCCAAATAAAACGGCCAAAAAGAGGACTCGTTCAGAGTCAAATGAGAAACGTGTCACGATACCTTTGGGTAAACCGAAATCTGGACGGGTATGGAAAGACCGCAACAAGCAAAGGTCAGTAGTTGCAATAGCCTACAATCCATTAACTAAGTGCATGCATATGCAAACTATTACTAGTCAACCCAGCCCATGCAAACACTACCTAGAAATTGTTTATGAAAATGTACCTTTTTTATAGAACTCCTTTTTGTTTTTCAGGTTCTCGGCTCTTGTAAGAGATAAGCCACTGTGCACCTCCTGGGAGAAGAAGATGGTGGCCAAGCGAGAGAAGGAGCTGGTGAAGAAATATTCCCTGCAACTGAAGGAGGACAAGGCCAGGGAGAAAGAGGTCTGTGTCGTCACCTGTTCATATTACAGAGTGCACTAACATCTTAAAGTAGTGCATAAActgtgttcaagacaactgggaaacgagctccgactggggGAAATCTTTTTTTAACTTGGGCCTCTATCTAGAGCTCCGACTGGGGGAAATCTTTTTTAACTTGGGCCTCTatctagagctccgactttccaACCGGATGCTCACTGGCGTCGggatttgacctcgtattttttCCAGAGTTCGCAGATGTCTTGGAACACACCATTTAGTATATGGACCACACAGAGGTTGGCAGGACAACTGTGATTGTTTAGGTGTCCCCCCCTCATGATGTCGTTGTTTGGGGCTATCTTTTACAGGAAAAGAGGAAGAGGCATGAGGAGAATTTGAAAAGGCGAGCTGAGAACGAGAGGAAAGGGGAGGTTGTGCAAGTGGTaagtaaacacacacaaagcCCCACGTGATCTCAAGTGAGATGGGGTCTTTTCCTCACTGTAACCTACGTGAGCCAGGCAGATCTCTATTGCTGACTTCAGAGGCCGTATGTATCAATTGTCTCGGAGTAGAAGTGCTGTTCTATGATCAGGTTCTCCCATGTTATCTTGTTCAtttgtgatctaaaaggcaatactgatcctaaatcagcccTCTTACTGACACTGGATACATATGGCCCCAGGCTAAGCGCTACATTTCCCCCCCTCCTCATATTTCCATCCCAGATCCGGAACACAACAAAGATcaagaggatgaagaagaaacAGCTGAGGAAGATAGAGAAGAGGGACACACTTGCCATGCTGCAGAAATCACAGCCCAGGAACCCAAAATCTGCACGGAAAGGTGACAAGTAGAGGGAGTGCACTTGGTTGACTGATGGGATGTTCAGATCTACAGCTCTGTTGAGATCCACCCCCTAGGCACTTCATGTAGATATGAGAACCAGTCAGAAAAGGGGCTTTGCTCCACACATCGACCCGGTATTGCAGTTCCTCCAGGATGAAGGCGTTCGATCTTCCCCTCAATAGGCTAGGTGGAATTTTCACCATATTGCTTAATCTATCCAATCCTTTTCAGATCTACACAGTGCCTAGGGGGTTGGGCCAACGCTGTGTGAGGCTGCTAGAACTGGAGAGCATGAGCAGCAAACCCTTTCAAAACAAGTAACCGTCTGGAGCATTGCAGATGTAAAAAGTGCCTCCTACCTCTATTTTGTGGAAATCCAAACATGGGCTGGAAGAATTATTTACTTGACCTCTTACTAGGTTTACTGTGGTGTAATGCAATGTTCCATTAAACAAAGCAAATTGTTATACCAGTGGGTCTCCCAACCTTTTTTTTCCCCTTAATGGTCCACTAGATCACCATTGCAAGCTTTTTGCCCACTTTAGTGTGTTGCATTAAAGGAATGACACTAAAGCAAGTGTGCACTTCTCCAGTCAGGCTTTATTACATCACCCTGTGATGCTGTTATACTCTGTGCCCTGACCAAGATCCATAAGAGAATGAATGAGCTTAAAACAATGGGGAACTACAACAAATGGAGGGAAGATGAATGGAAAGACAGTGAAAACTCAAGACTATGAACAATACAATGGACATTCAACTCAAGACAGGTCCAGTAAACTCTAGTTGTACAACACCTGACAATGGTTTTGATGctgatattttttttacaactatTGTGGTGTCTTCACAGCAGTAACTGGATCAAATGTATTGTACAACGTGAGTGTGTACGGGGCCAGGGAGTATGAGAAAACAAGTAATGAAACTAGTTAGTTGACTTACAATTAATGGAGGACAATCCAGTTCTAGGAGAAACAGTCATGTTCTATTTTACAGAAACAAATGGGAGTTCTCTCTGACCTTAAATACAAATCACCATACTTAGATCTAACTAATCAATATTAATAGCACTAATTATTACTttgatatatatacacatacacacattagcaatgttctgtgtttttttccctctgtCTCAAAAACATTTTGTAAGTACACttgaaaataaaatgtgatttcttatttttggacCTCACACTCAAGCTCACATTCTGTACTAGtgcacacacacttcaactagaGTAGATTACGAGTAATCCCTATTCatttatagtgtactacttttgaccagggcctggtcaaaagaagtgccctttatagggaatagggtgccattttggacacaaatTACTAGGCCACTATTCCAATATGTTATGGTTGTCTGCTTCATACACTAACCCTAAAAAAAAATGATAAGGCTACGCTAGATTGTTTTGCTGTTGAAGAGGTGAAAGTCATCTTTGGGATGTAGGACCTGTTTTAAATAGTATTTTATGACGATACATCCTTCATTTAGCCGATTCCGCTGCTTCGAGAGGGATAACAGGCTCCAAGCCCAAATAGCCACAGCAGAGAAGCTAATGTGATGTCAccgggttcacacacacacacacacgtgggctCCTGCATTTGTTGCTTACCCCCTTTCTCTCAACAAAAACACCTTAAAACAGCATTTGTGAAGCTTTGAAAATCTGTCAGCCTCAAAGCAGACATAAGCACCAACCCATTGCTATTATAACACCcctcttcacacacacagacatactctCACAAACTGTTCATGTCCATTTGCATTTAGTCCATATCCTTTGGAAGAGGAGCAAGGTAGAGTTAGTGTTTGATATTGTTAAATCGCTAGAATCTATCTGCCCCCAGTCTTTTCCACAGACTAACATAGCAAGAGATGGAGTGGGTGAGAAAGAGAGCAGCAAAGGAAGAAACAGAAGACACAGAGGTCTAGCCAGTGGCTCTAAAGGGAGATATCTAATAGTGAAGATGAAGCTTCAGGGGTGACGTTTTCCCTagttacagatctaggatcagctcggCCCCCCCAATCCTGACCTTAAACATTAGCggggggaaatgcaaaactgaccccagatcagcatctaggggcaaCTTGACCCTACACGGAAGATGAAGGCAGGTCTTTCCCCCTGCCTGGTTGCATTGTCCTACAGGATCTCACCGCccctatacacaccatcctcacAGAGAGTGATAGGGGAGAGGTAAGGGGCATTACAACCCAAAATCTATCCTGAAAGAGGGAGGGTTGGGGTTAAACAGGGTCGATACCCAGTTTGTCCCTTCTTCAATTGGGGGAAAAAGGGTGGCTTGTTCCAAATGCCTGGGTTAGTACAATTCGCTGAT from Oncorhynchus masou masou isolate Uvic2021 chromosome 20, UVic_Omas_1.1, whole genome shotgun sequence includes these protein-coding regions:
- the ccdc86 gene encoding coiled-coil domain-containing protein 86, whose protein sequence is MSTSEKITPNEGLSAEEDELPPPVVTRTRSGRRVRTPAVYLNSEVPKTPTRRTRKSVIQELPNENQTEPEPEVVVVEPVADKTRAKKLPSSESKSNALATAEACPKLVKSDTPVGKSLGAVIPAVSHQCNEKENKVGPVPMETVPHRPNKTAKKRTRSESNEKRVTIPLGKPKSGRVWKDRNKQRFSALVRDKPLCTSWEKKMVAKREKELVKKYSLQLKEDKAREKEEKRKRHEENLKRRAENERKGEVVQVIRNTTKIKRMKKKQLRKIEKRDTLAMLQKSQPRNPKSARKDLHSA